The DNA region TCCCCCGGTGTTCAGGTGTAACTTGTCGAAGTCTCAGATCGACAGAATTCGGTACCACCTATTCCCTGAAGTCAGAGTTAATAGCGAACCCGGTCAGTTTGGGCTTTTCGCTGAAACTGAAGCTCCTCTACCCGATCTCATTAAAGTAATGGATCTACAGCAAGAGCTATTGGCTCGATCCATGGGAGAAGGACATCGAGTAATTCATGGAGTAGCTGGTAGCGGAAAGACAATGATTTTAGGCTACCGCTGCGCTTATCTAGCCTCCGCAACTAGCAAACCCATATTAGTACTTTGCTTTAATCGTTCGTTGGCCGGCCGACTTAATCAAGTCATGAGCAACAAGGGGTTGAAAGAAAAAGTAGTGGTGCGTAGTTTTCACGCTTGGTGCCGAGAGCAACTAACTGCTTCTGGCATTCCCCTTCCAGAAAAATGCGCAATTAACGAAAAAATGAACAAATTTGTTCAGCTCACTATTAGCGCTGTTGAGGAAGGCATAATATCGAAGGAACAGTACTCAGCCGTATTAATTGATGAGGGACATGACTTCGAACCCGACTGGCTAAGGCTAGCCGTAAAAATGGTAGATAGTAGAACAAACTCGTTACTGCTTCTATTTGATGACGCCCAGTCGATTTACCGAAGCAAAAACAGCAAAGAGCGTCTCGGCTTTACATTTGCAAGCGTTGGAATTCAAGCACCAGGAAGAACCACTGTCTTAAAGCTCAACTACAGAAATACAGCTGAGACTCTAGCCGTTGCGAAAGCATTATCTACAGATCTACTAGCAGAGAAAAGTGGATCCGAAGAGTCAATTCCAACAATCGCCCCCGAAAGTGCAGGCCGTCGTGGAAAGGTCCCAGAGCTGCTGAGATTCCAATCTGAAGAAGCTGAATGGAACTGTATTACTGAACGAATAAAAGATGCACAAGGACAAGGCAGACAACTTAGCGACATAGCGATTATTTACCGATCTCAGTCGCATGGCGTGAGAGCTGAAGAAGTGCTCCGACGTGAAGGGATTCCATTCTCCTCCGGCCTCTCGCAAAAAGGCAAGGGAACTTTATACACAGACAGAGACACCGTAAAAATCATAAGTATGCACTCGAGCAAAGGCCTTGAATTCGGGGTAGTTTTTATTCCATCAATGCAAAGCATGCCCCAGAACGATACTGATGAAATAGATGAGGCACGCTTAGCTTACGTAGCCATGACACGAGCCACAGAATATTTAGTGATGACGCACAGTAAAGACTCAATATTTACAACGCGCATTCAAGAGGCTATAGAACGTGCATCAAGGCAAAAACAATGAACTTTATCTTCTTAAATTCATTAGTGCCAAACAATGAAAAATAAAACCAATTCTAGCAGCTCAACCTAAGGATCCCATGCCAGTCTACGTAGATAATGTGAGAATTAAATGGCGGGGCAAGGAATGGTGCCACTTAGTAGCCGATACTCTTGATGAGCTACATGAGTTTGCGAGCTCGCTAGGACTAAAAAGGAGCTGGTTTCAGCACTCAGCGTCCTATCCTCACTATGACATTACAATATCAGCAAGAAAAAAGGCCTTACAGCTGGGAGCACACCAAGGAAGTCGCGAAGTGATTATTCAATGCGCTAAGAGCCTGAAAAGCCAGTATGAATTTTCTTTGCCCAAAGAAAAAATAACAAGCCCTCAACTTAGTTTACTGTAATACACACTGACAGCACCACACCAAGGCAGGTATAAGGGGCAAGCCGTGTATGTAAAAGAAGAAACTCTAGACGACCTACTAAACAACATATACACAAAGCTTCTGAAAAAGAAAGAAAAAATCACTGCAACAAAAGGCAGCTTCAAAGAAATAACAGGTGCCCTTCTTCATATAAAACGCCCACGCGCACGACTAAGCCGAGCCGAGGGAAAAGGAAAATTATTCAGCTGCCTTGGTGAGCTTGCTTGGTACCTGTCAGGGTCCAAAGATCTTAAATTTATAACTCATTATATTCCTCTATACAAAAAAAGCTCTGACGACAGAAAAACAGTATATGGGGGATATGGCCCAAGACTGATGGGAGCTGGCAAGAATAACCAGCTAAAAACAATAATAAAAATTCTATCTGAAAAAAATACGTCACGACAAGCTGTAGTACAGCTCTTTGATGCAAAGGATATATTAAAACCTCGAAAAGACATACCTTGCACCTGCACTCTTCAGTTCTTAGTGAGAAAAGAGAGGCTACATATGTTTACCTCAATGAGGTCAAACGATGTGTATCTCGGGCTTCCGCACGATGTATTTGCATTTACCATGATACAAGAATTACTTGCCCGCTCATTAGGATGTGAGATCGGAGAATATAAGCATTACGTCAGCAGCCTCCATCTTTACGAAAAAAATTTTGAAGAGGCAAAATCCTACATTAACAGTGGCTTTCAACAAACAATTGAAATGCCGGAGATGCCCAAAGGAGATCCTTGGTCAAGCATTGAAGCCCTCCTAGATGCTGAGCAAAGAATAAGAGCAGGCGAAGATATAGACGCTGAAAGCTTAAGCCTGGATCATTACTGGCTAGACCTCATAAGGATTTTACAATTTTTCCGATATACAAAGCATGAAGATGAAAGCAGTAAAATCGAGCCTATCCTTCATGCGATGAAAAGTAATGTATATACGGCTTACCTTGAAAAAAGAATGTTGGAAAAGTCTCCAACCACTATCATAGCTCCCGCACAACTAGAAATTTTGCTTTCCCCAAAGGCAGAAAATGAAGTCTATAATTCGAGAATTAATTAACCTCCTTAACAACGACAGAGTTATTTCTTCTGATGCGATGACATGGGGGGCTCCAATACCTTCATTTGGCGCCCCATCTATTGCGCATATAGCAACGCTAGGATTGAACCCCAGCGATAAAGAATTCCTCGACAACTCCGGAAAGGAAATAAACGGTGAGCTACGGAGATTTCACACACTGAAGTCACTTGGAATTGTTAACTGGGAGCAGTTAACAGACCATCATATAGAGCTTATCGAGAGCTCATGCACTGATTACTTTCTAAGAAAT from Pseudomonas tohonis includes:
- a CDS encoding 3'-5' exonuclease, with amino-acid sequence MALFFPTRSTCRFDSPGERRLAERLDKKLNDDFLCWFNVPVGPKALQPDFVILHPQWGLLVLEVKDWRLDTIQSMDKGTAQIIDNGSLKKVKNPLTQARVYALEVVMALQKDPELRQPLDTPYAGNLAIPWGFGVVLTSITRKQFEQTELAAVMDPKKVLFQDEMTESVEPNELHKKLTGMLPPVFRCNLSKSQIDRIRYHLFPEVRVNSEPGQFGLFAETEAPLPDLIKVMDLQQELLARSMGEGHRVIHGVAGSGKTMILGYRCAYLASATSKPILVLCFNRSLAGRLNQVMSNKGLKEKVVVRSFHAWCREQLTASGIPLPEKCAINEKMNKFVQLTISAVEEGIISKEQYSAVLIDEGHDFEPDWLRLAVKMVDSRTNSLLLLFDDAQSIYRSKNSKERLGFTFASVGIQAPGRTTVLKLNYRNTAETLAVAKALSTDLLAEKSGSEESIPTIAPESAGRRGKVPELLRFQSEEAEWNCITERIKDAQGQGRQLSDIAIIYRSQSHGVRAEEVLRREGIPFSSGLSQKGKGTLYTDRDTVKIISMHSSKGLEFGVVFIPSMQSMPQNDTDEIDEARLAYVAMTRATEYLVMTHSKDSIFTTRIQEAIERASRQKQ
- a CDS encoding DUF4031 domain-containing protein — protein: MPVYVDNVRIKWRGKEWCHLVADTLDELHEFASSLGLKRSWFQHSASYPHYDITISARKKALQLGAHQGSREVIIQCAKSLKSQYEFSLPKEKITSPQLSLL
- a CDS encoding thymidylate synthase yields the protein MYVKEETLDDLLNNIYTKLLKKKEKITATKGSFKEITGALLHIKRPRARLSRAEGKGKLFSCLGELAWYLSGSKDLKFITHYIPLYKKSSDDRKTVYGGYGPRLMGAGKNNQLKTIIKILSEKNTSRQAVVQLFDAKDILKPRKDIPCTCTLQFLVRKERLHMFTSMRSNDVYLGLPHDVFAFTMIQELLARSLGCEIGEYKHYVSSLHLYEKNFEEAKSYINSGFQQTIEMPEMPKGDPWSSIEALLDAEQRIRAGEDIDAESLSLDHYWLDLIRILQFFRYTKHEDESSKIEPILHAMKSNVYTAYLEKRMLEKSPTTIIAPAQLEILLSPKAENEVYNSRIN